A stretch of Fusarium poae strain DAOMC 252244 chromosome 2, whole genome shotgun sequence DNA encodes these proteins:
- the CLA4 gene encoding Protein kinase (BUSCO:10280at5125) encodes MADAAAPPTEQVANLHLDEVTGEKVSKTELKKRQKARQKEEEKKKKAAERGPAPAPKKAAGGAEAAEKDLTPNQYFEIRSRNINKLRETKSPNPYPHKFNVTYDLRKFVEEFGHLKSGEHAKDKIIQIGARVHGKRASGAKLLFYDVRTEGVKVQIMCQAQEVREGAPSFEDQHEHLRRGDIIGIVGYPGRTAPKTKIEKGEEGELSIFATEVVLLTPCLHALPDDHYGFKDLEQRYRKRYLDLICNEKARNVFITRSKMITWIRRYFDERDFVEVETPMMNQIAGGATAKPFTTHHNEYDMPMFMRVAPELYLKMLVVGGLNRVYEIGRQFRNEGADLTHNPEFTTIEFYEAYADVNDLMKTTEDMISGLVKYLTGGYTTTFHTQSGEKYEVNWEAPWPRYEMIPTLEEATGEKFPSGDQLHTQETNEFLKKVLKKMNLECTPPLTNARMIDKLVGEFIEEKCVNPSFITGHPQVMSPLAKYHREIPGLCERFEAFVCKKEIANAYTELNDPFDQRLRFEEQARQKDQGDDEAQLVDENFCTSLEYGLPPTGGWGMGIDRMVMFLTDNYTIREVLTFPFMKDDKLEQKKQLAAEVAGIEPVPEEGIAHK; translated from the exons ATGGCTGACGCTGCTGCCCCTCCGACCGAGCAGGTTGCCAACCTGCACCTCGACGAGGTAACTGGTGAGAAGGTCTCCAAGACCGAGTTGAAGAAGCGCCAGAAGGCCCGccagaaggaggaggaaaagaagaagaaggctgccgAGCGTGgtcctgctcctgctcccAAGAAGGCTGCCGGTGGTGCtgaggctgctgagaaggacCTCACCCCCAACCAGTACTTCGAGATCCGATCCAGGAACATCAACAAACTCCGCGAGACCAAGAGCCCCAACCCCTACCCCCACAAGTTCAATGTTACATACGACCTGCGAAAGTTCGTCGAGGAGTTTGGTCACCTCAAGTCTGGCGAGCACGCCAAGGACAAGATCATTCAAATTGGTGCCCGTGTCCACGGAAAGCGAGCATCTGGCGCCAAGCTCCTCTTCTACGATGTCCGAACTGAGGGCGTCAAGGTCCAGATCATGTGCCAGGCTCAAGAGGTTCGCGAGGGAGCTCCTTCTTTCGAGGATCAGCATGAACACCTCCGCCGCGGTGATATCATCGGTATTGTCGGGTACCCTGGTCG AACTGCCCCTAAGACCAAGATTGAGAAGGGTGAGGAGGGCGAGCTGTCCATCTTCGCCACTGAGGTTGTTCTCCTGACTCCTTGTCTACATGCTCTTCCCGATGACCACTACGGCTTCAAGGATCTCGAGCAGCGATACCGCAAGCGATACCTAGATCTCATCTGCAACGAGAAGGCCCGTAACGTCTTCATCACTCGATCCAAGATGATCACCTGGATCCGCCGATACTTCGACGAGCGCGACTTCGTCGAGGTTGAGACTCCCATGATGAACCAGATTGCTGGTGGTGCTACTGCCAAGCCCTTCACCACTCACCACAACGAATACGATATGCCAATGTTCATGCGTGTCGCCCCTGAACTCTACCTCAAGAtgcttgttgttggtggtctCAACCGCGTGTACGAGATTGGACGTCAGTTCAGAAACGAGGGTGCTGATCTTACTCACAACCCTGAATTCACCACCATTGAATTCTACGAGGCTTATGCCGACGTCAACGATCTGATGAAGACCACCGAGGACATGATCTCCGGTCTTGTCAAGTACCTCACTGGTGGCTACACGACTACTTTCCATACTCAGAGTGGCGAGAAGTATGAGGTCAACTGGGAGGCGCCCTGGCCTCGATATGAGATGATTCCCACTCTTgaggaggctacaggcgagaAGTTCCCTTCTGGTGACCAGCTCCACACTCAAGAGACCAACGAGTTCCTCAAGAAGGTCCTCAAGAAGATGAACTTGGAGTGCACACCTCCTCTGACCAACGCCCGCATGATTGACAAGCTGGTTGGCGAGTTCATCGAGGAGAAGTGTGTCAACCCCTCTTTCATCACTGGTCACCCTCAGGTCATGAGCCCTCTCGCCAAGTACCACCGTGAAATCCCCGGTCTGTGTGAGCGATTTGAGGCTTTCGTGTGCAAGAAGGAGATTGCCAATGCTTATACGGAGTTGAACGACCCCTTCGACCAGCGTCTGCGTTTTGAGGAGCAGGCCCGCCAGAAAGACCAGGGTGACGACGAAGCTCAGCTCGTCGATGAGAACTTCTGTACCTCGCTCGAGTACGGCCTACCTCCTACTGGCGGCTGGGGTATGGGTATTGACCGAATGGTCATGTTCCTGACTGACAACTACACCATCCGTGAGGTTCTTACTTTCCCCTTCATGAAGGACGACAAGCTGGAGCAGAAGAAGCAACTAGCCGCTGAGGTGGCTGGCATTGAGCCCGTACCTGAGGAGGGCATTG CTCACAAGTAA
- a CDS encoding hypothetical protein (BUSCO:22029at5125): MPDSTPQTADSGTPKAGAPKDKNCPFCGQAFTSSSLGRHLDLYIKEKNPKPPDGVHDVDAIKKLRGGITRRQARGSLGGRRETSTPVGTPRAPVMKEASLPENEDFQSPVISKSSQLVVDQTMKYAPPFQPTWEATGVMNDIPKRGSWEGDAAPEPPKRPGMPRTVSKQAIQKAQFDVKQKVSDAMDTARAAELALRELLSSWRAAKVQLDNNSMPFDFDPLSLDFPALTLQCLQPPPTLFSSTQHPTSTSWSVQSPGQREFEALQTWFAGQFKAWKVTCAAATTAVMDEFKYPPTANSFRNPRESVRKAEKAAEQLEGQVDEHLQSAYAVWGTLPIQRQQELWILELARGVGRKHKEAEKMKEQQHRLKQENANLKSQIEQLNKLQQPKEFRLAPPITIPMERELLALSYEQAVKGGRAVGFSLEDSQVDLSTLVSRSIERWKSVIASSRANANGMNAQRSLDQSSQASSTAVNGTQSTPQIQTPSQPQFQAQQQQQQQQQQQRPQLTKRLSTTSVNGATSEHATASTATTDPSSTAENSDQDADAEMEDDDSFAMVNPSPIKPQQPIQQQASLEVPRTRPVQQQQQQRNAQFMMPNGAGSPINRAAINLSRSMPNMNMAMQNGGMHGGDIAMAMQGVRGDAMYLE, encoded by the exons ATGCCCGATTCGACGCCCCAAACTGCCGATTCAGGAACCCCCAAAGCTGGCGCCCCTAAAGACAAAAATTGCCCCTTTTGCGGGCAGGCTTTTACCTCCTCTTCCCTAGGTCGCCATCTCGATCTGTACATTAAAGAGAAGAACCCAAAACCACCGGATGGTGTTCACGATGTCGATGCTATCAAGAAGCTCCGTGGTGGTATCACAAGGCGACAGGCGCGAGGCTCGTTAGGAGGGAGACGGGAAACCTCAACTCCTGTAGGAACACCCAGAGCACCGGTAATGAAGGAAGCATCTCTCCCTGAAAACGAGGACTTCCAGTCACCAGTCATTTCCAAGAGCAGCCAGCTCGTCGTTGATCAGACTATGAAATATGCGCCTCCTTTCCAACCGACATGGGAGGCCACTGGCGTCATGAACGATATCCCCAAAAGAGGCAGTTGGGAAGGCGACGCCGCACCCGAGCCACCAAAACGCCCCGGTATGCCACGGACTGTTAGCAAGCAAGCCATCCAGAAGGCCCAATTTGACGTCAAACAAAAAGTTTCCGATGCCATGGATACAGCACGTGCTGCGGAGTTAGCATTGCGGGAGCTTCTTAGCTCTTGGAGGGCAGCCAA GGTACAACTTGACAACAACTCGATGCCGTTCGACTTCGACCCTCTGTCTCTCGACTTTCCCGCATTGACCCTCCAATGCTTACAACCTCCTCCGACCCTCTTCTCGTCAACACAGCATCCTACGTCGACATCATGGTCTGTCCAGTCGCCAGGACAGCGCGAATTCGAGGCTCTACAGACTTGGTTCGCGGGGCAATTTAAGGCTTGGAAAGTAACTTGCGCTGCTGCTACCACTGCTGTGATGGATGAGTTCAAGTATCCTCCCACAGCGAACAGTTTCCGAAACCCTCGAGAGTCCGTTCGGAAGGCCGAGAAGGCGGCAGAACAACTGGAGGGGCAAGTGGATGAGCATCTTCAATCTGCATACGCAGTGTGGGGAACTTTGCCAATTCAGCGACAGCAAGAGCTTTGGATCCTTGAGTTGGCTCGAGGTGTGGGAAGAAAGCACAAGGAGGCCGAGAAGATGAAGGAACAGCAGCACAGACTTAAACAAGAGAATGCCAATCTCAAGTCCCAGATTGAACAACTGAACAAGCTTCAGCAACCGAAAGAGTTTAGGCTTGCGCCACCCATCACAATCCCAATGGAACGAGAacttcttgctctttcttACGAACAGGCCGTGAAGGGTGGGAGGGCTGTTGGTTTCTCCCTTGAGGATAGCCAAGTTGATCTTTCAACCCTTGTCTCGAGGTCTATCGAGCGCTGGAAGAGTGTCATCGCTTCGTCGAGAGCCAATGCCAATGGAATGAATGCCCAAAGATCCTTGGACCAATCCAGTCAAGCTTCTAGCACAGCTGTCAACGGCACtcaatcaacaccacaaATTCAGACACCATCCCAGCCACAATTCCAagcacaacaacaacaacaacagcagcagcagcagcagcggccTCAACTTACTAAGCGACTTTCGACCACTAGTGTTAACGGCGCAACCAGCGAGCATGCCACTGCTTCAACCGCTACAACCGACCCATCTTCTACTGCCGAGAATAGCGATCAAGATGCCGACGCAGAaatggaagacgacgatAGCTTTGCCATGGTCAACCCTTCTCCGATTAAACCACAACAACCTATTCAGCAACAGGCATCCCTGGAAGTGCCACGTACACGTCCTgtgcaacaacagcagcaacaacgcAATGCACAGTTCATGATGCCCAACGGTGCAGGAAGTCCTATCAACCGTGCAGCAATCAATTTGAGCCGCTCTATGCCCAATATGAATATGGCGATGCAAAATGGAGGCATGCACGGAGGGGATATAGCCATGGCAATGCAGGGAGTTCGTGGGGATGCCATGTATCTGGAATAG